A genomic window from Lasioglossum baleicum chromosome 7, iyLasBale1, whole genome shotgun sequence includes:
- the Klp98a gene encoding kinesin-like protein 98A isoform X2, translating to MASVKVAVRVRPFNKRELAMNAKMIVQMDGKKTRIFNTKTPGSCREIDREKYKDFTFDHSYWSYDTNDDNYASQEEVFYDLGTDVIESAFEGYNACVFAYGQTGSGKTFTMMGTPEAQGLIPRICKTLFARMAAGKESGASYRTEVSFLEIHNERVKDLLRLDQSQSHSLRVREHPKRGPYVQDLSSHLVYDYSDIQECMVRGNTHRTTASTNMNDVSSRSHAIFTITFVQAGLSEGNMPSETVSKVHLVDLAGSERANATGATGQRLKEGAHINKSLVTLGSVISALAEVSSTNDVSSSSKRNVFIPYRDSVLTWLLKDSLGGNSKTIMIAAISPADCNYGETLSTLRYANRAKNIINKPTINEDPNVKLIRELREEIQKLKSLIGKDMSIERPPQVLLAQIHEKQEQEKVLTEEWTEKWRETQQILQEQKALGLRKSGVGVVLDSEMPHLVGIDDDLLSTGVTLYHLKEGRTLVGTEEAPNAQDIVLTGADVEPEHCVVELDSGVATLHPLSPHCWINTAQVDKPTRLSQGCIILLGRNNMFRYNDPVEAAKLRKEGGTGNGNLQSTVVNLSRLSLLSWSVSDLHASSSSDNLLNSSEDLRALEELEQQKAALIKEKEDFKREQEEREERWAARREALEGAQRELEREWGAQWKEWADAISALESRQRELRTRRHILEQERRDEMTQTDDGAGSDGSLPESWSSLNDDKCVDAVRDLVNHHKKELAALETELQNKVKSLNEHQSKVDKMEEELMEIAKKQKHLFNLELEGDGITEKKLLLAKRSQEQLQEILRRKQSLSLNLKRALPASPGNHSLCGDEVISNGDPFQDAYNRKLQIASALSLLPQNIPSSVETADTFHTAAADSPEPRIPFEDAETKESQILLDNEEKEPDEKQSTPQEIYLENDRAKLLELDSKSSNASRKSSGESITEPEKCNGSTNGEKPESKSLTNSTMEEDVLEDSLESPVHQNPAMKRLNQRIARQRMMVMRCLEANTPSKEDLNRQIAILQDLQKQQIELEVSLMEDEKKCHSQTKLQCDEDGLAADDTNDHMETVESKMCGDLESTNNSATLLTMSTTRSPVFRYNRPNTNEEHVLSESVAPRISSGRGYSTVYLTSQNRGDRLSSPYSLTITRSLPSLIANDTDCDNVINMIVSIPSYVVRGAGTSSHYEYEVRVVAQDDSWTLLRRYRRFRELYISMRQKYGSKVAAIRFPPRQVFPRSEVVARQRRKRLEEYLRRLIQVCSELPHCEPLYKYNGNLSNIDKQSLLEFSSFFRRGTFESSKYGTS from the exons GTCTTCTATGATCTCGGTACGGACGTAATAGAAAGTGCCTTCGAGGGCTACAATGCCTGCGTCTTTGCCTACGGCCAGACAGGGTCTGGGAAGACCTTTACCATGATGGGCACACCG GAGGCTCAGGGATTGATACCGCGGATCTGCAAGACACTGTTCGCCAGAATGGCCGCGGGGAAAGAGAGCGGAGCGTCGTACAGAACCGAGGTATCTTTCTTGGAAATACACAATGAGAGAGTGAAAGACTTGCTCCGACTGGACCAGTCACAGTCTCATTCTCTCAGGGTGCGGGAGCATCCTAAAAGGGGGCCTTATGTCCAAGACCTGTCCAGCCACCTCGTGTACGATTATTCAGACATTCAG GAATGTATGGTGAGAGGTAACACGCACAGAACCACGGCCAGCACAAACATGAACGACGTGAGCAGCAGGAGTCatgcaatttttacaataacGTTCGTGCAAGCCGGACTCTCTGAAGGCAACATGCCGTCAGAGACCGTTTCCAAGGTGCATCTTGTCGACTTGGCCGGAAG cgAACGTGCAAACGCAACAGGAGCGACTGGTCAACGGCTAAAAGAAGGTGCCCATATCAATAAGTCGCTGGTGACTTTAGGTTCTGTGATATCGGCGCTCGCTGAGGTCAGTTCTACGAACGATGTGTCTTCGTCCTCGAAGCGAAACGTCTTTATACCTTATCGAGATAGTGTGCTTACGTGGTTGCTAAAAGACTCGCTTGGAGGTAACTCTAAGACTATCATGATCGCAGCTATTAGTCCGGCTGATTGTAACTATGGTGAGACACTCAGTACGCTCAGGTATGCGAACCGAGCGAAAAATATCATCAACAAACCGACGATCAACGAGGATCCGAACGTTAAACTGATCAGGGAACTCAGGGAAGAAATTCAAAAGCTGAAGTCGCTTATTGGGAAAGACATG AGTATCGAAAGGCCGCCGCAAGTGTTGCTAGCACAAATTCACGAGAAGCAAGAGCAAGAGAAGGTATTGACGGAAGAATGGACGGAAAAGTGGCGAGAGACGCAACAAATTCTTCAGGAGCAGAAAGCGTTGGGTCTTCGCAAGAGTGGCGTAGGAGTGGTTCTAGATTCTGAAATGCCGCATCTAGTTGGAATCGACGATGATCTCCTTAGTACCGGTGTCACGCTTTATCACTTGAAAGAGGGTAGAACGTTAGTCGGTACCGAGGAAGCGCCAAATGCACAG GACATTGTGTTGACCGGTGCGGACGTCGAGCCAGAACACTGTGTAGTGGAATTAGATAGTGGCGTGGCGACCCTTCATCCCCTTTCTCCCCACTGCTGGATCAACACCGCCCAAGTGGATAAACCAACGCGGTTGTCGCAGGGTTGTATCATTCTTCTGGGCAGGAACAATATGTTTCGGTACAACGATCCGGTGGAGGCGGCCAAGCTGAGAAAGGAAGGTGGAACGGGTAACGGTAACTTGCAGTCCACGGTCGTAAATCTCTCCAGATTGTCGCTCTTGAGCTGGAGTGTCTCGGATTTGCATGCCTCCTCCTCTAGCGATAACCTGTTAAACTCGAGCGAGGATCTTCGAGCGCTCGAGGAGTTGGAACAGCAGAAAGCTGCACTTATCAAGGAAAAGGAGGATTTCAAG AGGGAACAGGAGGAACGGGAAGAACGATGGGCAGCGAGAAGAGAAGCCCTGGAAGGAGCGCAGCGGGAATTGGAACGGGAATGGGGAGCTCAATGGAAAGAATGGGCAGACGCCATTTCGGCACTTGAGTCACGTCAACGCGAGTTACGCACCCGACGTCACATCCTGGAACAAGAGAGACGTGACGAAATGACGCAA ACGGATGACGGTGCTGGCAGTGACGGCAGCTTGCCAGAATCCTGGTCAAGTCTGAACGACGATAAATGTGTCGACGCGGTGCGAGATCTTGTTAATCATCAT AAAAAAGAACTCGCAGCCTTGGAAACCGAGCTACAAAACAAAGTGAAGTCACTGAACGAACACCAAAGCAAAGTAGATAAAATGGAGGAGGAATTAATGGAGATCGCCAAGAAGCAAAAGCACCTGTTCAATTTGGAA TTGGAAGGAGATGGAATCACAGAGAAGAAGTTACTTCTCGCGAAACGATCTCAGGAACAGCTTCAGGAAATCCTGCGACGTAAACAGAGTCTTTCGTTGAACTTGAAACGTGCATTACCCGCGTCCCCCGGCAATCATTCCTTGTGCGGTGACGAGGTGATTTCGAATGGGGACCCGTTTCAGGATGCGTACAATAGGAAACTTCAAATAGCGTCCGCATTGAGTCTACTGCCACAAAATATTCCTAGTTCCGTCGAGACTGCAGATACCTTCCACACAGCTGCGGCTGATTCTCCAGAACCTCGGATTCCCTTCGAAGATGCAGAAACTAAGGAGTCTCAGATCTTACTGGATAACGAGGAGAAAGAGCCAGACGAAAAACAGAGTACTCCTcaagaaatttatttagaaaacgATCGAGCCAAATTGCTCGAGTTAGATAGTAAAAGTTCGAATGCAAGCAGGAAGTCTTCCGGTGAAAGTATCACGGAACCAGAGAAATGTAACGGCAGTACCAACGGCGAGAAACCGGAGTCGAAGTCTTTAACGAACTCTACGATGGAGGAGGATGTCCTCGAAGATTCGCTGGAGTCGCCGGTGCATCAGAATCCAGCAATGAAACGACTGAACCAAAGAATTGCTCGTCAAAGAATGATGGTAATGAGATGTCTCGAAGCTAATACTCCCTCCAAGGAAGATTTGAACCGACAGATAGCGATCCTGCAGGATCTTCAGAAACAACAGATCGAGCTCGAAGTGTCGCTTATGGAGGATGAAAAGAAATGCCACTCGCAAACCAAGTTACAGTGTGACGAGGATGGACTAGCAGCCGACGACACAAACGATCATATGGAAACTGTCGAATCGAAAATGTGCGGTGATTTAGAGTCTACAAACAACTCGGCTACCTTGCTGACAATGTCTACAACACGATCTCCGGTCTTCAGGTATAACAGGCCTAACACAAACGAGGAGCACGTTCTATCAGAATCGGTCGCACCTAGGATATCTTCTGGAAGAGGATACTCAACAGTTTATTTAACG AGTCAGAACCGGGGTGATCGATTGAGTAGTCCGTACTCCCTGACAATCACGAGGTCTTTGCCGTCTTTGATAGCCAATGATACCGACTGCGACAATGTAATCAACATGATCGTTAGCATTCCTTCCTATGTAGTACGAGGAGCTGGCACGTCCAGTCACTACGAGTACGAGGTACGTGTTGTGGCTCAGGACGACAGCTGGACTCTTCTGAGACGTTATCGAAGATTCCGGGAATTGTACATTTCGATGAGACAGAAGTACGGTAGCAAG GTAGCAGCAATACGCTTTCCGCCTCGACAAGTTTTCCCAAGATCCGAGGTAGTGGCGCGACAACGTAGGAAACGACTAGAAGAATATTTGCGACGGTTGATACAGGTCTGCTCAGAATTGCCACATTGCGAACCTCTCTATAAGTATAACGGCAACTTGAGCAACATAGATAAGCAATCATTGTTAGAATTTAGTTCATTCTTCAGACGGGGAACATTCGAAAGCAGTAAGTACGGTACCAGCTAA
- the Klp98a gene encoding kinesin-like protein 98A isoform X1 has protein sequence MASVKVAVRVRPFNKRELAMNAKMIVQMDGKKTRIFNTKTPGSCREIDREKYKDFTFDHSYWSYDTNDDNYASQEEVFYDLGTDVIESAFEGYNACVFAYGQTGSGKTFTMMGTPEAQGLIPRICKTLFARMAAGKESGASYRTEVSFLEIHNERVKDLLRLDQSQSHSLRVREHPKRGPYVQDLSSHLVYDYSDIQECMVRGNTHRTTASTNMNDVSSRSHAIFTITFVQAGLSEGNMPSETVSKVHLVDLAGSERANATGATGQRLKEGAHINKSLVTLGSVISALAEVSSTNDVSSSSKRNVFIPYRDSVLTWLLKDSLGGNSKTIMIAAISPADCNYGETLSTLRYANRAKNIINKPTINEDPNVKLIRELREEIQKLKSLIGKDMSIERPPQVLLAQIHEKQEQEKVLTEEWTEKWRETQQILQEQKALGLRKSGVGVVLDSEMPHLVGIDDDLLSTGVTLYHLKEGRTLVGTEEAPNAQDIVLTGADVEPEHCVVELDSGVATLHPLSPHCWINTAQVDKPTRLSQGCIILLGRNNMFRYNDPVEAAKLRKEGGTGNGNLQSTVVNLSRLSLLSWSVSDLHASSSSDNLLNSSEDLRALEELEQQKAALIKEKEDFKREQEEREERWAARREALEGAQRELEREWGAQWKEWADAISALESRQRELRTRRHILEQERRDEMTQVGSLCREVASLRTTLQSKHHQFQEFISNHERAQRFHHWWEKTDDGAGSDGSLPESWSSLNDDKCVDAVRDLVNHHKKELAALETELQNKVKSLNEHQSKVDKMEEELMEIAKKQKHLFNLELEGDGITEKKLLLAKRSQEQLQEILRRKQSLSLNLKRALPASPGNHSLCGDEVISNGDPFQDAYNRKLQIASALSLLPQNIPSSVETADTFHTAAADSPEPRIPFEDAETKESQILLDNEEKEPDEKQSTPQEIYLENDRAKLLELDSKSSNASRKSSGESITEPEKCNGSTNGEKPESKSLTNSTMEEDVLEDSLESPVHQNPAMKRLNQRIARQRMMVMRCLEANTPSKEDLNRQIAILQDLQKQQIELEVSLMEDEKKCHSQTKLQCDEDGLAADDTNDHMETVESKMCGDLESTNNSATLLTMSTTRSPVFRYNRPNTNEEHVLSESVAPRISSGRGYSTVYLTSQNRGDRLSSPYSLTITRSLPSLIANDTDCDNVINMIVSIPSYVVRGAGTSSHYEYEVRVVAQDDSWTLLRRYRRFRELYISMRQKYGSKVAAIRFPPRQVFPRSEVVARQRRKRLEEYLRRLIQVCSELPHCEPLYKYNGNLSNIDKQSLLEFSSFFRRGTFESSKYGTS, from the exons GTCTTCTATGATCTCGGTACGGACGTAATAGAAAGTGCCTTCGAGGGCTACAATGCCTGCGTCTTTGCCTACGGCCAGACAGGGTCTGGGAAGACCTTTACCATGATGGGCACACCG GAGGCTCAGGGATTGATACCGCGGATCTGCAAGACACTGTTCGCCAGAATGGCCGCGGGGAAAGAGAGCGGAGCGTCGTACAGAACCGAGGTATCTTTCTTGGAAATACACAATGAGAGAGTGAAAGACTTGCTCCGACTGGACCAGTCACAGTCTCATTCTCTCAGGGTGCGGGAGCATCCTAAAAGGGGGCCTTATGTCCAAGACCTGTCCAGCCACCTCGTGTACGATTATTCAGACATTCAG GAATGTATGGTGAGAGGTAACACGCACAGAACCACGGCCAGCACAAACATGAACGACGTGAGCAGCAGGAGTCatgcaatttttacaataacGTTCGTGCAAGCCGGACTCTCTGAAGGCAACATGCCGTCAGAGACCGTTTCCAAGGTGCATCTTGTCGACTTGGCCGGAAG cgAACGTGCAAACGCAACAGGAGCGACTGGTCAACGGCTAAAAGAAGGTGCCCATATCAATAAGTCGCTGGTGACTTTAGGTTCTGTGATATCGGCGCTCGCTGAGGTCAGTTCTACGAACGATGTGTCTTCGTCCTCGAAGCGAAACGTCTTTATACCTTATCGAGATAGTGTGCTTACGTGGTTGCTAAAAGACTCGCTTGGAGGTAACTCTAAGACTATCATGATCGCAGCTATTAGTCCGGCTGATTGTAACTATGGTGAGACACTCAGTACGCTCAGGTATGCGAACCGAGCGAAAAATATCATCAACAAACCGACGATCAACGAGGATCCGAACGTTAAACTGATCAGGGAACTCAGGGAAGAAATTCAAAAGCTGAAGTCGCTTATTGGGAAAGACATG AGTATCGAAAGGCCGCCGCAAGTGTTGCTAGCACAAATTCACGAGAAGCAAGAGCAAGAGAAGGTATTGACGGAAGAATGGACGGAAAAGTGGCGAGAGACGCAACAAATTCTTCAGGAGCAGAAAGCGTTGGGTCTTCGCAAGAGTGGCGTAGGAGTGGTTCTAGATTCTGAAATGCCGCATCTAGTTGGAATCGACGATGATCTCCTTAGTACCGGTGTCACGCTTTATCACTTGAAAGAGGGTAGAACGTTAGTCGGTACCGAGGAAGCGCCAAATGCACAG GACATTGTGTTGACCGGTGCGGACGTCGAGCCAGAACACTGTGTAGTGGAATTAGATAGTGGCGTGGCGACCCTTCATCCCCTTTCTCCCCACTGCTGGATCAACACCGCCCAAGTGGATAAACCAACGCGGTTGTCGCAGGGTTGTATCATTCTTCTGGGCAGGAACAATATGTTTCGGTACAACGATCCGGTGGAGGCGGCCAAGCTGAGAAAGGAAGGTGGAACGGGTAACGGTAACTTGCAGTCCACGGTCGTAAATCTCTCCAGATTGTCGCTCTTGAGCTGGAGTGTCTCGGATTTGCATGCCTCCTCCTCTAGCGATAACCTGTTAAACTCGAGCGAGGATCTTCGAGCGCTCGAGGAGTTGGAACAGCAGAAAGCTGCACTTATCAAGGAAAAGGAGGATTTCAAG AGGGAACAGGAGGAACGGGAAGAACGATGGGCAGCGAGAAGAGAAGCCCTGGAAGGAGCGCAGCGGGAATTGGAACGGGAATGGGGAGCTCAATGGAAAGAATGGGCAGACGCCATTTCGGCACTTGAGTCACGTCAACGCGAGTTACGCACCCGACGTCACATCCTGGAACAAGAGAGACGTGACGAAATGACGCAA GTAGGAAGTTTATGTAGGGAAGTTGCCTCTCTGCGCACGACATTGCAGTCCAAGCATCATCAGTTCCAAGAGTTCATAAGCAATCACGAACGCGCTCAAAGATTTCATCATTGGTGGGAGAAG ACGGATGACGGTGCTGGCAGTGACGGCAGCTTGCCAGAATCCTGGTCAAGTCTGAACGACGATAAATGTGTCGACGCGGTGCGAGATCTTGTTAATCATCAT AAAAAAGAACTCGCAGCCTTGGAAACCGAGCTACAAAACAAAGTGAAGTCACTGAACGAACACCAAAGCAAAGTAGATAAAATGGAGGAGGAATTAATGGAGATCGCCAAGAAGCAAAAGCACCTGTTCAATTTGGAA TTGGAAGGAGATGGAATCACAGAGAAGAAGTTACTTCTCGCGAAACGATCTCAGGAACAGCTTCAGGAAATCCTGCGACGTAAACAGAGTCTTTCGTTGAACTTGAAACGTGCATTACCCGCGTCCCCCGGCAATCATTCCTTGTGCGGTGACGAGGTGATTTCGAATGGGGACCCGTTTCAGGATGCGTACAATAGGAAACTTCAAATAGCGTCCGCATTGAGTCTACTGCCACAAAATATTCCTAGTTCCGTCGAGACTGCAGATACCTTCCACACAGCTGCGGCTGATTCTCCAGAACCTCGGATTCCCTTCGAAGATGCAGAAACTAAGGAGTCTCAGATCTTACTGGATAACGAGGAGAAAGAGCCAGACGAAAAACAGAGTACTCCTcaagaaatttatttagaaaacgATCGAGCCAAATTGCTCGAGTTAGATAGTAAAAGTTCGAATGCAAGCAGGAAGTCTTCCGGTGAAAGTATCACGGAACCAGAGAAATGTAACGGCAGTACCAACGGCGAGAAACCGGAGTCGAAGTCTTTAACGAACTCTACGATGGAGGAGGATGTCCTCGAAGATTCGCTGGAGTCGCCGGTGCATCAGAATCCAGCAATGAAACGACTGAACCAAAGAATTGCTCGTCAAAGAATGATGGTAATGAGATGTCTCGAAGCTAATACTCCCTCCAAGGAAGATTTGAACCGACAGATAGCGATCCTGCAGGATCTTCAGAAACAACAGATCGAGCTCGAAGTGTCGCTTATGGAGGATGAAAAGAAATGCCACTCGCAAACCAAGTTACAGTGTGACGAGGATGGACTAGCAGCCGACGACACAAACGATCATATGGAAACTGTCGAATCGAAAATGTGCGGTGATTTAGAGTCTACAAACAACTCGGCTACCTTGCTGACAATGTCTACAACACGATCTCCGGTCTTCAGGTATAACAGGCCTAACACAAACGAGGAGCACGTTCTATCAGAATCGGTCGCACCTAGGATATCTTCTGGAAGAGGATACTCAACAGTTTATTTAACG AGTCAGAACCGGGGTGATCGATTGAGTAGTCCGTACTCCCTGACAATCACGAGGTCTTTGCCGTCTTTGATAGCCAATGATACCGACTGCGACAATGTAATCAACATGATCGTTAGCATTCCTTCCTATGTAGTACGAGGAGCTGGCACGTCCAGTCACTACGAGTACGAGGTACGTGTTGTGGCTCAGGACGACAGCTGGACTCTTCTGAGACGTTATCGAAGATTCCGGGAATTGTACATTTCGATGAGACAGAAGTACGGTAGCAAG GTAGCAGCAATACGCTTTCCGCCTCGACAAGTTTTCCCAAGATCCGAGGTAGTGGCGCGACAACGTAGGAAACGACTAGAAGAATATTTGCGACGGTTGATACAGGTCTGCTCAGAATTGCCACATTGCGAACCTCTCTATAAGTATAACGGCAACTTGAGCAACATAGATAAGCAATCATTGTTAGAATTTAGTTCATTCTTCAGACGGGGAACATTCGAAAGCAGTAAGTACGGTACCAGCTAA